In Gemmatimonas sp., a single genomic region encodes these proteins:
- a CDS encoding RagB/SusD family nutrient uptake outer membrane protein, with protein sequence MTTSISSGRAFVPRHLLRVAAPLCLLSGLSGCALDATNPGPIRAEALNSPSALSSLVNGSGRDLAEALNWVTYTGAAATREIFPAGSTAAFGISVLHQNGKLVDNDGDNYWNFSQRARWTSEDAVTRIKSVLGTPSASSATLAQALVWAGYSNRHLGENFCEGVINGGAPGPHTVYFERAETYFTEAITVATAANNANLVSAATAGRASVRLLRNNTAGAATDAATVASTYVYRMPYYQNELDQYNRIFWASANQPYRAHTVWNTYIETYRRATRDPRVPYDSSLTVLVGDAAVGSLGRVRWYFQTKYPTLTSNINLSSGWEMRLIEAELKLIAGDLNGALTSINGRRIALSLTPVTATSLTEGWAALKRERGIELWLEGRRLGDLRRWAALARPGALDPKEEIPGRDLCFATPLSEKQTNLNFPR encoded by the coding sequence ATGACTACTTCGATTTCCTCAGGGCGCGCTTTCGTGCCCCGTCACCTCCTTCGCGTCGCGGCACCGCTGTGCCTGCTGTCTGGTCTTTCAGGCTGCGCACTCGACGCCACCAATCCCGGACCGATCCGGGCAGAAGCATTGAACTCACCGTCGGCATTGAGTTCGCTGGTGAATGGCTCTGGTCGTGACTTGGCCGAAGCGCTCAACTGGGTCACGTACACCGGCGCTGCCGCCACCCGTGAGATTTTTCCGGCTGGTTCCACGGCGGCCTTCGGCATCTCCGTGCTTCACCAAAATGGCAAGCTGGTCGACAATGACGGTGACAACTATTGGAATTTTTCGCAACGCGCCCGCTGGACCTCCGAAGATGCCGTGACACGCATCAAGTCGGTGCTCGGGACCCCTTCCGCCAGCAGCGCCACGCTGGCTCAGGCTCTGGTCTGGGCGGGATACTCCAATCGGCACCTGGGCGAGAACTTCTGTGAAGGGGTGATCAACGGTGGCGCTCCCGGCCCGCACACGGTGTATTTCGAGCGTGCCGAGACGTACTTCACCGAAGCGATCACGGTGGCCACGGCCGCGAACAACGCCAACCTCGTTTCGGCGGCCACGGCTGGTCGGGCGTCGGTACGGTTGCTGCGCAACAACACGGCCGGTGCGGCGACGGACGCCGCGACGGTGGCGAGCACGTACGTGTATCGCATGCCGTACTACCAGAACGAACTCGATCAGTACAACCGCATCTTCTGGGCGAGCGCCAACCAGCCGTATCGCGCTCATACCGTGTGGAACACGTACATCGAGACGTATCGCCGGGCTACGCGTGATCCGCGAGTCCCGTACGACAGCAGCCTCACGGTGCTGGTTGGCGACGCGGCCGTCGGTAGCCTCGGTCGCGTGCGCTGGTACTTCCAGACCAAGTATCCCACGCTCACGTCGAACATCAATCTCTCGTCGGGCTGGGAGATGCGTCTGATTGAAGCCGAGCTGAAGCTGATTGCGGGCGATCTCAACGGTGCGCTCACGTCGATCAACGGTCGTCGCATCGCGCTGTCGCTGACGCCGGTAACGGCGACCAGCCTGACGGAAGGCTGGGCGGCGCTCAAGCGGGAACGCGGTATCGAATTGTGGCTGGAAGGACGCCGACTCGGCGATCTGCGTCGCTGGGCAGCGCTCGCCCGTCCGGGGGCCCTCGATCCCAAGGAAGAAATCCCGGGTCGTGACCTGTGCTTCGCCACGCCGCTGTCGGAGAAGCAGACCAACCTCAACTTCCCGCGGTAA
- a CDS encoding Ig-like domain-containing protein, with the protein MRVLLIRSLVAKRLVATSLVLLAAACGGGEKGPTAPAPVASVVIAAGSSTVLVGQSQQLSASTIAASGATLTGRVVRWSSSNAAVGTISDAGLLLGVATGSTTISATSEGRSGSATLTILPVPVASVNVTPSAAVLLMGQTLQLSATARDSIGSVLSGRDITWSSNDASRATVSASGLVTTLTTGPVVISAASEGWSGSAAVSVLPVPVASVAITTPATLVPIGRTLQLSATMRDSVGGVLVGRAITWTSGDATKASVSGSGVLTALGVGTVSIVATSEGRSGSATITVTVSQAPVLSGISPVTLTPGQTATLTGIGFAESTGGNTITVRGTPATVVSASATQLTFVVPCVNGGPVSVQATTSLGVGVPLVAAVSVTSRPLDRGASLILTAADASACNELPSLAPGARYLVVVSSAATSANTQTDFLLAGNTPSPAATVVRLTASSARDASTGVASREPADAHFAHLERERALYASLQASGAFRERTARSIASAAVSARIVAPPAAGDMREFYYNFGGCADSTRTFRGRAIHIGTRAILWEDSANTLQSSADTALADYYARLGQIFDGDQYEAIRSTFGDPLRRDALLDNDGRIQMVFTQRLNGSGAAAYVTSCDQSPRNTTNRAGSNFGELFYGTVPTSAGSNVNSTAFPDGWFYFMARTVVHEVKHIASLSARVANGAPAFETSWLEEGTARHAEEIWVRSSLQRVPWKGNSGYGNAGTNGLFCDFNPANATCNAADALRRPSYGMRRQFNEIRPKLLDPWDWSPYGDATGQSGSVFYQTVWSLLRYAIDRYGASDAAFLGALTNSLTNGTTNLAAVSGVPMDRLIGGWGLALFADDYPGLGTANADVIFPTWNLRDIYAGLNADPAWRTRWSSAFPITPVSVPFGSFEASRTGLRGGAHAYFELSGTSSAAQLLQLRSITGGVPSTNLRLSILRLQ; encoded by the coding sequence GTGCGTGTCCTGCTGATCCGGTCGCTGGTTGCGAAGCGCCTCGTCGCGACTAGCCTCGTCTTGCTCGCCGCGGCGTGCGGCGGGGGTGAAAAGGGGCCAACCGCGCCGGCTCCCGTCGCGTCGGTGGTCATCGCCGCCGGTAGTAGTACGGTGCTCGTTGGACAGTCGCAGCAACTCTCGGCATCGACGATCGCAGCGAGTGGTGCGACGCTGACCGGCCGCGTGGTACGGTGGAGTTCCTCCAACGCCGCCGTCGGCACGATTTCGGACGCTGGATTGCTTCTGGGCGTCGCGACCGGTTCCACCACGATCAGCGCGACGAGCGAAGGTCGGAGCGGATCGGCGACCCTCACGATCCTTCCCGTTCCGGTGGCGAGCGTCAACGTCACGCCTTCCGCAGCGGTGCTGCTGATGGGCCAGACGCTGCAACTCTCGGCCACCGCGCGCGACAGCATCGGTAGTGTCCTGTCTGGTCGCGACATCACGTGGTCATCAAACGACGCGTCGCGGGCAACGGTGTCCGCCAGCGGCCTCGTCACGACCCTCACGACAGGCCCTGTCGTCATTTCAGCCGCGAGTGAAGGGTGGAGTGGCTCTGCTGCGGTTTCGGTGCTTCCTGTGCCGGTGGCGAGCGTGGCAATCACCACGCCGGCCACGCTCGTTCCGATCGGGCGGACGCTGCAACTGTCGGCGACAATGCGCGACAGCGTGGGCGGAGTGCTTGTCGGTCGGGCCATCACCTGGACGTCGGGCGATGCGACGAAGGCATCGGTGTCGGGATCCGGCGTGCTGACAGCGCTGGGCGTCGGCACCGTCTCAATTGTGGCAACCAGCGAGGGACGCAGTGGCAGTGCAACGATTACCGTCACGGTGTCACAGGCCCCCGTCCTCTCGGGAATTTCGCCCGTTACGCTGACGCCCGGCCAGACCGCCACGCTCACCGGCATCGGCTTCGCAGAGTCGACGGGCGGGAATACCATCACCGTGCGCGGCACACCGGCGACGGTCGTGAGTGCATCGGCGACACAACTCACGTTCGTGGTGCCGTGCGTGAACGGTGGGCCCGTGTCGGTTCAGGCGACCACGTCATTGGGCGTCGGTGTCCCGTTGGTTGCCGCGGTGTCAGTCACCTCGCGGCCGCTCGACCGCGGGGCTTCGCTGATTCTCACCGCGGCCGACGCCAGCGCCTGCAACGAACTCCCATCGCTCGCCCCTGGCGCCCGCTATCTCGTGGTCGTGTCGAGCGCCGCCACCTCGGCGAACACGCAAACCGACTTTCTCCTCGCCGGCAATACGCCGTCGCCAGCCGCCACCGTGGTGCGACTCACCGCGTCGAGCGCCCGCGATGCCTCGACGGGTGTGGCGTCGCGAGAGCCCGCCGACGCCCACTTCGCGCATCTCGAGCGGGAACGGGCACTGTATGCCTCGCTCCAGGCCAGTGGCGCGTTTCGCGAGCGCACGGCCCGCTCGATCGCGTCCGCTGCCGTGTCCGCGCGCATCGTGGCCCCTCCCGCCGCGGGCGATATGCGCGAGTTCTACTACAATTTCGGCGGCTGCGCCGACTCCACCAGGACGTTCCGCGGCCGCGCGATCCACATCGGCACGCGGGCGATCCTCTGGGAGGATTCGGCGAATACGCTGCAGTCGTCGGCCGACACGGCGCTCGCCGACTATTACGCGCGACTCGGGCAGATCTTCGACGGCGACCAATACGAGGCCATTCGCAGCACGTTCGGTGACCCGCTGCGCCGCGATGCACTACTCGACAACGACGGCCGCATACAGATGGTGTTTACGCAGCGGCTGAACGGCAGCGGAGCCGCGGCCTACGTGACGTCATGCGATCAATCGCCGCGCAACACGACGAATCGCGCGGGCAGCAATTTCGGAGAACTGTTCTACGGCACCGTGCCCACGAGCGCCGGGTCGAATGTGAACAGCACCGCGTTCCCCGATGGCTGGTTCTACTTCATGGCACGCACGGTGGTGCATGAGGTGAAGCATATCGCGTCGCTCTCCGCGCGCGTGGCGAACGGTGCCCCGGCGTTCGAGACCTCGTGGCTGGAGGAGGGTACGGCACGTCATGCCGAGGAGATCTGGGTGCGCTCATCGCTGCAGCGCGTGCCGTGGAAGGGGAACAGCGGCTACGGCAACGCTGGCACCAACGGATTGTTCTGCGATTTCAACCCGGCCAATGCGACTTGCAACGCCGCCGATGCCTTGCGGCGGCCGAGTTACGGCATGCGCCGCCAGTTCAACGAGATCAGGCCCAAATTGCTCGATCCGTGGGATTGGTCGCCGTACGGCGATGCAACCGGCCAATCGGGGTCAGTGTTCTATCAAACGGTGTGGTCGCTCTTGCGCTACGCGATTGACCGTTATGGCGCGAGCGACGCCGCCTTTCTCGGTGCGCTCACCAACAGCCTCACAAACGGCACTACGAATCTCGCCGCGGTGTCCGGCGTGCCGATGGATCGACTCATCGGTGGCTGGGGACTGGCACTGTTCGCCGACGACTATCCCGGCCTCGGTACCGCGAACGCCGACGTGATCTTCCCAACCTGGAACCTGCGTGACATCTACGCTGGACTGAACGCCGATCCCGCGTGGCGTACGCGTTGGAGCAGTGCATTCCCGATCACGCCGGTGTCGGTCCCCTTCGGGAGCTTCGAGGCCTCGCGCACCGGGCTGCGTGGCGGTGCGCATGCATACTTCGAGCTATCGGGGACGTCGTCCGCTGCGCAGCTGCTGCAGCTGCGCAGTATCACCGGTGGCGTGCCGTCGACGAATCTGCGTCTGTCCATCCTCCGCCTGCAGTGA
- a CDS encoding creatininase family protein yields MRRPVLTLLAIMLAGARLDAQPAAPPRTPPVFIDELTWMEIRDRLLAGTKTIIIGTAGQEQKGPHMVTGEHKYVLQHTTERIARTLGDALVAPIITYVPEGSWETPLRGHMAKAGTITLPEDRFIELLVHAAKSLRAGGFTTVILIGDSGGNQNGLKAAADQLNAAWKDTGGRALFIGDYYTKSSADIRTYLGSLGFPLETIGSHAGMVDTSELLFVNPSLVRRDRLAPNGGSPDSGVSGDPTKATAALGKALVQIKIDNALAQIRASRPTSGGF; encoded by the coding sequence ATGCGACGGCCCGTACTCACCTTGTTGGCCATTATGCTTGCTGGCGCGCGCCTCGACGCGCAGCCCGCCGCTCCCCCTCGCACTCCGCCCGTGTTCATCGACGAGCTCACATGGATGGAGATCCGTGATCGCCTGCTCGCCGGGACGAAAACGATCATCATCGGCACCGCGGGTCAGGAGCAGAAAGGGCCGCACATGGTGACCGGTGAACACAAGTATGTGCTGCAGCATACCACCGAACGCATCGCTCGTACGCTGGGCGACGCCTTGGTGGCGCCGATCATCACCTACGTTCCCGAAGGAAGCTGGGAAACGCCACTTCGCGGGCACATGGCGAAGGCGGGCACGATCACGCTCCCCGAGGACCGTTTTATCGAACTTCTCGTGCATGCGGCCAAGAGTTTGCGCGCCGGCGGCTTCACCACCGTGATCCTGATCGGCGACTCCGGTGGCAACCAGAACGGCCTGAAGGCCGCCGCCGACCAGCTCAACGCGGCGTGGAAGGACACGGGCGGTCGCGCCCTCTTCATTGGCGATTACTACACGAAGTCCAGCGCGGATATTCGCACGTATCTCGGCAGCCTCGGCTTCCCCCTGGAGACCATCGGCAGTCACGCCGGGATGGTGGATACGTCGGAATTGCTCTTCGTGAATCCGTCGCTCGTGCGCCGTGACCGACTTGCTCCGAACGGCGGCTCCCCCGACAGCGGTGTGAGTGGCGATCCCACGAAGGCTACGGCCGCGCTCGGAAAGGCGCTTGTGCAGATCAAGATCGATAACGCGTTGGCGCAGATCCGTGCGTCGCGCCCCACATCAGGAGGATTCTGA
- a CDS encoding creatininase family protein, with amino-acid sequence MRGLLLSALVALGTTPALQAQDRPNLLAAPYLEAMTWTEIRDAIQGGKRVAIIPTGGTEQNGPHMVMGKHNYIVTFAAGQIAQRLGNALVAPTVQYVPEGDYTRPNFGDKPGVISLPSPSYDRLLDAAVRSLRVSGFTDILLIGDSGGNQAGLTAVANTLNAEWAGTGVRVYALVDYYQKGRVQIRDYLKATYGWDEQMVGSHAGTSDTSQLLYVFGDGIRLDKLMPNGGGPDAGVTGDPTKASAAIGKIAVDQKVNAALAQYRALKGGTP; translated from the coding sequence ATGCGCGGACTGCTTCTGAGCGCGCTCGTCGCGCTGGGTACGACGCCTGCACTGCAGGCGCAGGATCGCCCGAATCTGCTGGCAGCGCCGTATCTCGAAGCGATGACGTGGACCGAAATCCGCGATGCTATTCAGGGCGGCAAGCGTGTGGCGATTATCCCCACCGGCGGCACCGAACAGAACGGACCGCACATGGTGATGGGCAAGCACAATTACATCGTCACCTTCGCCGCCGGACAGATCGCGCAGCGTCTCGGCAATGCGCTAGTGGCGCCCACGGTGCAATACGTACCCGAGGGCGACTACACGCGCCCGAACTTCGGCGACAAGCCCGGTGTCATCTCGCTGCCGTCGCCCAGTTACGATCGATTGCTCGACGCCGCCGTGCGATCACTGCGCGTGTCCGGATTCACCGACATTCTGTTGATCGGCGACAGCGGTGGTAATCAGGCGGGGCTCACCGCCGTCGCAAATACCCTCAATGCCGAGTGGGCGGGGACGGGCGTGCGCGTGTACGCACTGGTCGACTACTACCAGAAGGGGCGCGTGCAGATCCGTGACTACCTCAAGGCCACCTACGGCTGGGATGAGCAGATGGTCGGATCGCACGCCGGCACTAGCGATACGTCGCAGCTGCTCTACGTGTTCGGCGACGGGATCCGGCTCGACAAGCTCATGCCGAACGGTGGCGGACCGGATGCAGGTGTGACCGGCGATCCGACCAAAGCCTCAGCGGCGATCGGCAAGATCGCCGTCGATCAAAAAGTGAACGCGGCGCTCGCGCAGTATCGCGCCTTGAAGGGCGGCACGCCGTAG
- a CDS encoding TonB-dependent receptor — protein sequence MTRKLYRAVLICSASLAALGRAEPVGAQATGTVEGKVTLSVSGEALQGASIGVVGTQVGAITRADGSFRFTIRPGTYELRVRMLGYAGKTASITVASGGRVTQNFVLEKSTTQLEAVAVTGSRGGERTLVKSPVPVDVINTAALKSTGRVETAQMLQAAAPSLNFPRPAVADGTDHVRPATLRGLAPDQTLVLVNGKRRYTSALINNNGTVGRGTSAVDLNAIPASMIDRIEILRDGAAAQYGSDAIAGVINIILKGASTGDVFSQTGQFNTDVPGLGKRNDGSNTVVSANQGISWGNGGYFHAGVEWRNRAMTNRTFNDPRQQYPTGDPREATAQRATHWSGDAATVDLVGMFNAAHTVNDNLQLYTFGSFGKRDGRSTGFFRRPIQTAQVVAKLYPNGFLPNIESNIDDISIGGGAKGTAKGWDWDLSQVYGNNAFQFIISNSNNASLGLASPTQFDAGTLGFGQALTNLDLTRKFDLNGRPLRVSSGAEFRWENYSIEAGELASYVNGGVPVLDASGNPVRNGAGNTSIALVGSQVFPGFSPKDALDRSRTAGAAYLDIESDLTTKWLVGAAARFENFSDFGSKATGKLTSRFALTDKLAIRGAASTGFRAPSLQQSYFTSTATTFVNGLPVDIKTLPVASREARLLGATDLKPESSVNLSAGITMQPTKSLTVTADYYNIAISDRVVLSENFIGPGVVNFFTQNGLTGVGGGRYFTNAIDTKTKGLDVVVNYGLDLKANGIVRLTAGYNQNRTKVTKVVVNTPAQLGNLNETLFGRAERGRIELGQPRNNLVMNGTYERGDLSLSLRSQRFGQVTGVQALATGTARQVPDLVLSPKFVTDISASYKVLKRATLTLGSDNVFDVYPDAIKDLGDVAAGYSGQGTFGVYRFSGLSPFGFNGRYMYARVSFGL from the coding sequence ATGACACGTAAACTCTACCGCGCAGTTCTCATTTGCAGTGCCAGCCTGGCCGCCCTCGGCCGCGCCGAGCCAGTAGGTGCGCAGGCCACCGGGACGGTGGAAGGTAAGGTCACCTTGAGTGTATCCGGTGAGGCGCTACAAGGCGCCTCCATCGGCGTGGTGGGTACGCAGGTCGGCGCTATCACACGCGCCGACGGCAGCTTTCGCTTTACGATCCGCCCGGGCACGTACGAACTGCGTGTGCGCATGCTGGGATACGCGGGCAAGACGGCCAGCATTACGGTGGCGTCGGGCGGGCGTGTGACGCAGAACTTCGTGTTGGAGAAGTCCACCACGCAGCTCGAGGCCGTGGCCGTGACGGGCTCCCGTGGCGGCGAGCGGACGCTGGTGAAAAGCCCTGTGCCGGTGGACGTGATCAACACGGCGGCGCTCAAGTCGACAGGACGCGTCGAGACGGCGCAGATGCTGCAGGCGGCGGCACCGTCGTTGAATTTCCCGCGCCCCGCCGTGGCCGACGGTACCGACCACGTGCGCCCGGCCACGCTGCGCGGCCTTGCGCCTGATCAGACGCTGGTGCTCGTGAACGGCAAGCGCCGCTACACGAGCGCGCTGATCAACAACAACGGCACCGTTGGTCGTGGCACCTCGGCGGTGGACCTCAATGCCATCCCGGCGTCGATGATCGACCGCATCGAAATCCTGCGTGACGGCGCGGCAGCGCAGTACGGCTCCGATGCCATCGCGGGTGTCATCAACATCATCCTTAAGGGCGCGAGCACGGGCGATGTGTTCAGCCAGACCGGCCAATTCAACACCGACGTGCCGGGGCTGGGCAAGCGCAATGACGGAAGCAACACGGTGGTGAGCGCCAATCAGGGGATCTCGTGGGGCAACGGCGGCTATTTTCACGCCGGCGTGGAATGGCGCAACCGCGCCATGACGAACCGTACGTTCAACGATCCGCGCCAGCAGTATCCCACGGGCGACCCCCGTGAAGCGACTGCGCAGCGTGCCACCCATTGGTCAGGTGACGCGGCCACGGTGGATCTGGTCGGCATGTTCAACGCCGCGCACACCGTGAATGACAACTTGCAACTCTACACGTTTGGCTCGTTCGGCAAGCGTGACGGCCGCTCCACGGGTTTCTTCCGCCGACCAATTCAGACCGCACAGGTGGTCGCCAAGCTCTACCCGAACGGATTTCTGCCGAACATCGAGTCGAACATCGACGATATCTCGATCGGCGGCGGCGCGAAGGGTACGGCCAAGGGATGGGACTGGGATCTCAGCCAGGTGTACGGCAACAACGCGTTCCAGTTCATCATCTCGAACTCGAATAACGCCTCGTTGGGGCTCGCCAGTCCGACGCAGTTCGACGCCGGGACGCTCGGCTTCGGCCAGGCGCTCACGAACCTCGACCTCACACGCAAGTTCGACCTGAACGGTCGCCCGCTTCGCGTGTCGAGCGGCGCGGAATTCCGGTGGGAGAACTACTCTATCGAAGCGGGTGAGCTGGCCTCGTACGTGAACGGCGGCGTGCCGGTGCTCGATGCGAGCGGGAATCCAGTGCGCAACGGCGCCGGCAACACCTCGATTGCGCTGGTCGGTTCACAGGTATTTCCCGGCTTCTCGCCGAAGGATGCGCTGGACCGATCGCGCACGGCCGGTGCGGCGTACCTCGACATCGAGAGCGACCTGACCACGAAGTGGCTGGTCGGCGCAGCCGCACGCTTCGAGAATTTCAGCGACTTCGGTTCGAAGGCGACCGGTAAGCTCACCTCCCGCTTCGCGCTGACGGACAAGTTGGCCATCCGCGGCGCGGCGTCGACCGGTTTCCGCGCGCCGTCGCTGCAACAGAGCTACTTCACGTCCACCGCAACCACTTTCGTGAACGGCCTCCCGGTGGACATCAAGACGCTCCCCGTGGCCAGCAGGGAGGCACGCCTACTCGGGGCCACCGACCTTAAGCCGGAAAGCTCGGTGAATCTGAGCGCCGGCATCACGATGCAGCCCACGAAGAGCCTCACGGTCACGGCCGACTACTACAACATCGCCATCAGCGACCGCGTCGTGCTCTCCGAGAACTTCATCGGCCCGGGCGTCGTCAACTTCTTCACTCAGAATGGCCTCACGGGTGTGGGCGGGGGACGCTACTTCACCAACGCGATCGACACCAAGACCAAGGGGCTCGATGTGGTCGTGAACTACGGCCTGGACCTCAAGGCCAATGGCATCGTGCGCCTCACGGCGGGCTACAACCAGAATCGGACGAAGGTGACGAAGGTTGTGGTGAACACGCCGGCGCAGCTGGGCAACCTGAACGAAACGTTGTTCGGCCGTGCCGAACGTGGCCGCATCGAGCTAGGGCAGCCGCGCAATAACCTGGTGATGAACGGGACCTACGAGCGGGGTGACCTCTCGTTGTCGCTACGCAGTCAGCGGTTCGGGCAGGTTACCGGCGTGCAGGCGCTCGCCACCGGGACCGCACGTCAGGTGCCGGATCTGGTGCTCAGCCCGAAGTTCGTCACCGACATCAGCGCGTCGTATAAAGTGCTCAAGCGCGCCACGCTGACCCTCGGGTCGGACAATGTCTTCGACGTATACCCGGATGCCATCAAGGATCTCGGCGACGTCGCGGCGGGCTACAGTGGCCAGGGCACTTTCGGGGTATACCGATTCTCCGGTCTCTCGCCGTTCGGCTTCAACGGACGATACATGTATGCGCGTGTGAGCTTCGGTCTCTGA